The genome window AAATTGCAGGCATATTTAGCCACTGAGCAGTGAGTGGAAGGCCTGTAGAGTTATGGAGTAGTCAATATCCAGGAACTACTTCTTGGATGGATCCATCTCACTGTACCAGTAACAGAACCTATCAAAACTCCAGATACAGGCAGAGTACTTGGCCTGGGGTCCGCTTTGGCCATCGTGCAACAACCAGTCTGTCCAAAGGCACTCATCTGGGGCACTGACGGGACACGGGAGGGAATGGCAGGGGATGATCTGTAGctcagagcagggagagagaaagacccaGATCACCAACTGATCATTACCCCAATACTATAGCTCTTGTGTTTAGCCaatgtgacaaagtaaaaattgAACAAGTGGTGTAAAGTAATTTTACTATAGTTCCTGTCACACACCTTGCAAGCACAGCCGGATTGGTAGCGTTGAGTCAAGCTCTTCTTCTGTGTGTCATTCAAGTCGTCCCAGTACCGAATAAAGTTACACATGCCTATACGCATCCTGCCATCAGTATTTATGCTGCCTGAAGACAGAAGACAGTGAGTCAACAACCTGTGGGGTAAAAGTTAACCCCCAGATGCTGATATTGGATAAGTTTACCCTTCTTTCCCCCACAAATGGTTTAGATTAGAATTGGGGGAGGGTGAAACAGATCCTAGATCTGTCCCTGGGGGTAACTTTACCCTGGAGCAGGAAGACATATTGATGCAGCCTGGAACACTACAATTTAGCATAATAAATAAGTGATGCATTAGTTGTAAACATTTataagcattaaacatttaaattCTTAACATTAAGTATTATAAAGTTTAactatcacatccggccgtgattaggagtcccatagggcggcacacaagtggcccagcgtcgtcagggtttggccgtcattgcaAACAAgaatgtttttaactgacttgcctagttaaataaactttAAATTAAAGAAGTATTTTTTCTGAAGCACTTTACTTGTACAAGATGAAGTCAATAGTTCAGAATAGGCCATGATGCTGCAAGCATATGTTGAGCAGGTTAACCAGTGATAACAATGAACTTGGGTAACAGTGAGAACCACACCTGTTAAGAGATACTCTTTGTTGATTTCCAGGGTCACACCACACAAGGAGGATGAAGTGAAGACGGCGTGGATAACCCGGTCAGGACCTTTGAACATCTAGCCAATCACAAGGAGAGAACGAAGGATCTGTCAAACATCTAAATATACAGTTTAACCTAACTGACTACAGCTCTCAGGCACTAGGTCTTTCCTAATTCCCTCCCTATACCCTATCCGGATGTTTGCAGATCAAAAAATATTGCTTAATCTAACCTTCATTTTTATCAGGGTGTCATACAGAGACCAAGGTAAGCAGAAAAGTCCAAAACAATTCTGAGTCGCCCTAAAGGCAACTACAAGTCACATTTGGAACATTTAAGATCGTTCCGCAAAAATATTTCAAGCAGATTCATCCAACTCAGGAGAGCCCAATGGAATATCCAGAGTTAAACATCCCTGATCTGAGAGACTAACTATAATGTCTAAAGGTCAGTAATAATGTTAGGTACAGTGAGAGTTAGTAAAAGTGCTTTATAAAAGAATCTGGCAATTTATCAACTAAAGTAACAAAGAGCCAGCCAACTTCCTGGTAGAGAATGCAGGGATGAGTACCAAACCC of Oncorhynchus nerka isolate Pitt River unplaced genomic scaffold, Oner_Uvic_2.0 unplaced_scaffold_2326, whole genome shotgun sequence contains these proteins:
- the LOC135567257 gene encoding metalloproteinase inhibitor 2-like, which encodes MTVSVSSCFITLVVLLLWQIEDIAAACRCTPVHIQQAFCNADVVIRAKVVGGGVVSHDTKYDIQQIKMFKGPDRVIHAVFTSSSLCGVTLEINKEYLLTGSINTDGRMRIGMCNFIRYWDDLNDTQKKSLTQRYQSGCACKIIPCHSLPCPVSAPDECLWTDWLLHDGQSGPQAKYSACIWSFDRFCYWYSEMDPSKK